The Euzebya sp. genome has a segment encoding these proteins:
- the folB gene encoding dihydroneopterin aldolase has product MDVIEIKGLRVVGHHGVFDFEKADGQTFVIDATLDVDLSAASRSDDLDDTVNYGVLAETLADAVASTRFDLIERLAGHLLDLIMADPRVAGAQVRIAKPDAPVAADLDEVAVCLRRRRA; this is encoded by the coding sequence ATGGACGTGATCGAGATCAAGGGCCTGCGGGTCGTCGGGCACCACGGGGTCTTCGACTTCGAGAAGGCCGACGGCCAGACGTTCGTCATCGACGCCACGCTCGACGTCGACCTCTCGGCGGCGTCGAGGTCCGACGACCTCGACGACACCGTCAACTACGGCGTGCTCGCCGAGACCCTCGCCGACGCGGTCGCGAGCACGCGCTTCGACCTGATCGAGCGCCTCGCCGGCCACCTCCTCGACCTGATCATGGCCGACCCCCGGGTCGCCGGCGCGCAGGTGCGCATCGCCAAGCCGGACGCCCCGGTCGCGGCGGACCTCGACGAGGTCGCGGTCTGCCTGCGGCGGCGCAGGGCCTGA
- the panD gene encoding aspartate 1-decarboxylase, translated as MFRTLMKSKLHRATVTGADLNYVGSITIDPDLMDAADLMPNERVQIVNNNNGARLETYVISGVRGSGDMCLNGAAARLVQPGDTIIVISYGMFDREEAAVHEPTVIILDEFNKPVDVRADEPAHTVLT; from the coding sequence GTGTTCCGCACCTTGATGAAGTCGAAGCTGCACCGCGCGACGGTGACCGGCGCCGATCTGAACTACGTCGGGTCCATCACGATCGACCCGGACCTGATGGACGCGGCCGACCTGATGCCGAACGAGCGCGTCCAGATCGTCAACAACAACAACGGCGCGCGGCTCGAGACCTACGTCATCTCCGGCGTTCGCGGCTCGGGCGACATGTGCCTCAACGGCGCCGCCGCCCGCCTGGTCCAGCCCGGCGACACGATCATCGTGATCAGCTACGGGATGTTCGACCGCGAGGAGGCCGCGGTCCACGAGCCGACGGTGATCATCCTCGACGAGTTCAACAAGCCGGTCGACGTGCGCGCCGACGAGCCGGCCCACACCGTCCTCACCTGA
- the nadC gene encoding carboxylating nicotinate-nucleotide diphosphorylase produces the protein MPALVALADVVATALAEDLGEGWVVDDDLTAAATVPATATATARFVPRQPGVVAGLGAVVATYALVDPSTTVTLHAADGDPAVPGRAVATVSGRARAVLVGERTALNLLTHLSGIATATRRLVDAVDGACAIRDTRKTLPGLRALEKAAVVAGGGANHRMSLVDELLVKDNHVAAAGGMRQAVTAALAAAGGRPVQVEVDSLDQLDVVLAAGAERVLLDNFSLADTREGVARCRATGRTVFVEASGGITGERIDEVAACGVDAIAVGALTHSAGALDIGLDIDLDPDPPLHPDPHLHPGGDA, from the coding sequence GTGCCCGCCCTGGTGGCGCTGGCCGATGTCGTGGCGACCGCCCTCGCCGAGGACCTCGGGGAGGGGTGGGTCGTCGACGACGACCTGACCGCCGCCGCGACCGTCCCCGCGACCGCCACGGCGACGGCCCGGTTCGTCCCGCGCCAGCCGGGCGTCGTGGCCGGGCTCGGTGCGGTGGTGGCCACCTACGCCCTCGTCGACCCCTCCACCACCGTCACCCTGCACGCCGCGGACGGCGATCCCGCCGTCCCCGGCCGCGCGGTCGCGACGGTCAGCGGGCGGGCGCGGGCGGTGCTGGTCGGCGAGCGGACCGCCCTCAACCTGCTCACCCACCTGTCGGGGATCGCGACGGCCACCCGCCGCCTGGTCGACGCGGTCGACGGGGCCTGCGCGATCCGGGACACCCGGAAGACCCTCCCCGGCCTGCGCGCCCTCGAGAAGGCCGCCGTGGTCGCGGGTGGCGGCGCCAACCACCGGATGTCGTTGGTCGACGAGCTGCTGGTCAAGGACAACCACGTCGCCGCCGCCGGCGGCATGCGCCAGGCCGTCACCGCGGCCCTCGCCGCCGCCGGCGGTCGTCCGGTCCAGGTCGAGGTGGACTCCCTCGACCAGCTCGACGTCGTCCTGGCCGCCGGCGCGGAGCGGGTCCTCCTCGACAACTTCTCCCTGGCCGACACCCGCGAGGGCGTCGCCCGCTGCCGGGCGACCGGGCGGACGGTCTTCGTCGAGGCCAGCGGCGGGATCACCGGGGAGCGGATCGACGAGGTCGCGGCCTGCGGCGTGGACGCGATCGCCGTCGGCGCGTTGACCCACTCCGCCGGCGCGCTCGACATCGGCCTCGACATCGACCTGGACCCCGACCCCCCCCTCCACCCCGACCCCCACCTCCACCCCGGCGGGGACGCCTGA
- a CDS encoding Rossmann-like and DUF2520 domain-containing protein yields MRVAIVGPGRVGGALALALAHAGHDVVALVPGDPASASLARARSLVPQAAVVALADLPRDVDLVVVTTPDDQVAAVARAAGAADVVAPGQRWVHIAGGLGLDALAVVRAAGGRVAACHPAMTVPDPERGYANLPGASWAVTAEDADLGWARTLVLDLRGSPVTLAADDRTLYHAGLTLGSNATTAVVAMARDLLLGAGVEDPAAFLVPLVTASAEGGARRGVEALTGPVRRGDHGTVRAHLGELRRSFPEAVEAYVALCDLLLRQSVRAGLDAERAAAVRAVLDEVRG; encoded by the coding sequence ATGCGGGTCGCGATCGTGGGGCCCGGTCGCGTCGGGGGCGCGCTCGCCCTGGCCCTCGCCCACGCCGGGCACGACGTCGTCGCGCTGGTGCCCGGCGACCCCGCGTCGGCGTCCCTCGCGCGCGCCCGGTCCCTCGTGCCGCAGGCCGCGGTGGTGGCGCTGGCGGACCTCCCCCGCGACGTCGACCTCGTGGTCGTGACCACACCCGACGACCAGGTCGCGGCCGTCGCCCGGGCCGCGGGGGCCGCCGACGTCGTGGCACCCGGCCAGCGGTGGGTGCACATCGCTGGCGGACTCGGCCTCGACGCCCTGGCGGTCGTCCGCGCCGCGGGCGGTCGGGTGGCCGCCTGCCACCCCGCGATGACCGTCCCCGACCCCGAGCGGGGGTACGCGAACCTGCCCGGCGCGTCCTGGGCAGTCACCGCGGAGGATGCGGACCTCGGGTGGGCCCGCACGCTGGTGCTCGACCTCCGCGGGTCGCCGGTCACCCTGGCCGCGGACGACCGGACGCTGTACCACGCGGGCCTCACCCTCGGCTCGAACGCGACCACGGCGGTCGTCGCCATGGCCCGCGACCTCCTGCTCGGCGCGGGCGTCGAGGACCCGGCGGCGTTCCTGGTGCCGCTGGTCACCGCGTCGGCCGAGGGGGGCGCCCGGCGCGGCGTCGAGGCCCTGACCGGGCCGGTGCGCCGCGGCGACCACGGGACGGTGCGCGCCCACCTCGGCGAGCTCCGGCGCAGCTTCCCCGAGGCGGTCGAGGCCTACGTCGCCCTGTGCGACCTGCTGCTCCGCCAGTCCGTGCGCGCGGGCCTGGACGCCGAGCGCGCCGCCGCGGTGCGGGCGGTGTTGGACGAGGTCCGCGGCTGA
- the panC gene encoding pantoate--beta-alanine ligase yields the protein MADAPAVARTSAAVRAALDGPLRAGRSIGLVPTMGALHEGHLSLVRAARAGTDVVVVSIFVNPLQFGPGEDLDAYPRTFDADLAALTGEGVDLVFAPEATAYTPADARTTVHVVGLTDGLEAASRPTHFDGVTTIVTKLFSTVRPHRAYFGEKDFQQQAVIRRMARDLDLGVEVITRPVVRDPDGLALSSRNTYLSPDERRDALALSAALAAAQRGWAGDADATRADLLGTLGSAPGVRLDYAEVIDPETLEPLEGVHDGPAQAVVAAHVGDTRLIDTAPLQPASTDRA from the coding sequence GTGGCCGACGCTCCAGCGGTCGCCCGCACCAGCGCGGCGGTCCGCGCGGCGCTGGACGGCCCCCTCCGCGCCGGCCGGTCCATCGGCCTGGTGCCGACGATGGGTGCCCTGCACGAGGGGCACCTGTCGCTGGTGCGGGCCGCCCGGGCCGGGACCGACGTGGTGGTCGTCTCGATCTTCGTCAACCCGCTGCAGTTCGGGCCGGGTGAGGACCTCGACGCCTACCCCCGGACCTTCGACGCCGACCTGGCGGCGCTGACCGGTGAGGGCGTGGACCTGGTGTTCGCGCCCGAGGCCACGGCCTACACCCCTGCGGACGCCCGCACGACCGTGCACGTCGTCGGACTGACGGACGGGCTCGAGGCGGCCAGCCGACCGACCCACTTCGACGGGGTCACGACGATCGTCACGAAGCTCTTCAGCACGGTCCGCCCCCACCGCGCCTACTTCGGCGAGAAGGACTTCCAGCAGCAAGCCGTCATCCGCCGGATGGCGCGCGACCTGGACCTCGGCGTGGAGGTCATCACCCGACCGGTCGTGCGCGACCCCGACGGCCTGGCGCTGTCGAGCCGCAACACCTACCTGAGCCCCGACGAGCGGCGTGACGCGCTGGCCCTGTCCGCTGCCCTGGCCGCAGCGCAGCGCGGCTGGGCGGGCGACGCCGATGCGACGAGGGCGGACCTCCTGGGTACACTCGGGAGCGCTCCGGGAGTGCGTCTGGACTACGCGGAGGTCATAGACCCCGAGACCCTCGAACCGCTCGAGGGCGTCCACGACGGACCAGCCCAGGCAGTGGTCGCGGCACACGTCGGCGACACCAGGTTGATCGACACCGCACCGCTGCAGCCCGCGAGCACCGACCGAGCCTGA
- the ftsH gene encoding ATP-dependent zinc metalloprotease FtsH: MNVQRFLRGPVIWITLLLVLAVLMVSSLGSGGEVTELTYGEFTERLEADEVDSVTILSRANQLEGELADGSAYTATYDPVINDEQLDRLLDEAGIQPEDLDVNAQDQNVFITLLINLVPFALILLLFFFFMSQMQGGGRGVMSFGRAKPKQVSKDQPKVTFEDVAGADEAVEELREIRDFLSNPTKFQAIGAKIPKGVLLFGPPGTGKTLLARAVAGEAGVPFFSISGSDFVEMFVGVGASRVRDLFEQAKSSAPAIIFVDEIDAVGRHRGAGMGGGHDEREQTLNQLLVEMDGFDVRTGVILIAATNRPDILDPALLRPGRFDRQIVVDRPDIEGRKAILKVHARGKPLAPDADIEVLARRTPGFTGADLANLINEAALLAARRGMAEVTMASLEDAIDRVIAGPERRTRMMDDEEKRLIAYHEGGHTIVGHALPHADPIHKVSIIARGQALGWTLSLPTRDKYLVSRGELIDRLAMMLGGRVAEELTIGDYTTGASDDIAKATATAREMVTQYGMSEKLGPIAYGEKDAQPFIGKDGGHSPNYSGGIAGTIDTEIRALIDEAHDEALEILVDNRAVLEELAEALIEHETVEKEALEAILGKVTSRPSRKIRPLMHGEPSGWSSSAVLGALRRSTGAPGEVESPSTIHATRSEDPPRG, from the coding sequence ATGAATGTGCAGCGCTTCCTGCGGGGGCCGGTCATCTGGATCACCCTGCTGCTCGTGCTGGCCGTGCTCATGGTCTCGAGCCTGGGGTCCGGCGGCGAGGTCACGGAGCTGACCTACGGGGAGTTCACCGAGCGGCTGGAGGCCGACGAGGTCGACTCGGTCACGATCCTCTCCCGCGCCAACCAGCTCGAGGGTGAGCTGGCCGACGGCAGCGCGTACACGGCCACCTACGACCCGGTGATCAACGACGAGCAGCTCGACCGGCTGCTCGACGAGGCGGGCATCCAACCCGAGGACCTGGACGTCAACGCCCAGGACCAGAACGTCTTCATCACGCTGCTGATCAACCTGGTCCCGTTCGCGCTGATCCTCCTGCTGTTCTTCTTCTTCATGTCGCAGATGCAGGGCGGCGGCCGCGGCGTGATGAGCTTCGGGCGGGCGAAGCCGAAGCAGGTCTCGAAGGACCAGCCCAAGGTGACCTTCGAGGACGTCGCCGGCGCGGACGAGGCGGTCGAGGAGCTCCGCGAGATCAGGGACTTCCTGTCCAACCCGACGAAGTTCCAGGCCATCGGGGCGAAGATCCCGAAGGGCGTGCTGCTCTTCGGCCCCCCGGGCACCGGCAAGACCCTCCTGGCGCGCGCCGTCGCCGGCGAGGCGGGGGTCCCCTTCTTCTCCATCTCCGGATCCGACTTCGTCGAGATGTTCGTCGGCGTCGGCGCCAGCCGCGTCCGGGACCTCTTCGAGCAGGCCAAGAGCTCGGCCCCCGCGATCATCTTCGTCGACGAGATCGACGCCGTCGGCCGCCACCGCGGCGCCGGCATGGGCGGCGGCCACGACGAGCGCGAGCAGACCCTCAACCAGCTCCTGGTCGAGATGGACGGCTTCGACGTCCGCACCGGCGTGATCCTGATCGCCGCCACCAACCGCCCCGACATCCTCGACCCGGCCCTGCTCCGCCCCGGCCGCTTCGACCGCCAGATCGTCGTCGACCGCCCCGACATCGAGGGCCGCAAGGCGATCCTGAAGGTCCACGCCCGCGGCAAGCCCCTCGCCCCGGACGCCGACATCGAGGTGCTGGCCCGTCGCACCCCCGGCTTCACCGGTGCCGACCTGGCCAACCTGATCAACGAGGCCGCGCTGCTGGCAGCCCGTCGCGGCATGGCCGAGGTGACGATGGCCTCCCTCGAGGACGCGATCGACCGGGTCATCGCCGGGCCGGAGCGCCGCACCCGGATGATGGACGACGAGGAGAAGCGCCTCATCGCCTACCACGAGGGCGGCCACACGATCGTCGGCCACGCGCTGCCGCACGCCGACCCGATCCACAAGGTGTCGATCATCGCCCGCGGGCAGGCGCTCGGCTGGACCCTGTCCCTCCCCACCCGCGACAAGTACCTGGTCAGCCGCGGCGAGCTGATCGACCGCCTCGCGATGATGCTCGGCGGCCGGGTCGCCGAGGAGCTGACCATCGGTGACTACACCACCGGTGCCAGCGACGACATCGCCAAGGCGACCGCCACCGCGCGGGAGATGGTCACCCAGTACGGCATGAGCGAGAAGCTCGGCCCGATCGCCTACGGCGAGAAGGACGCCCAGCCGTTCATCGGCAAGGACGGCGGCCACAGCCCGAACTACTCCGGCGGGATCGCGGGGACGATCGACACCGAGATCCGCGCCCTCATCGACGAGGCGCACGACGAGGCGCTCGAGATCCTGGTCGACAACCGCGCCGTGCTCGAGGAGCTGGCGGAGGCGCTGATCGAGCACGAGACCGTGGAGAAGGAGGCCCTCGAGGCCATCCTCGGCAAGGTCACGTCGCGCCCCTCGCGCAAGATCCGCCCGCTGATGCACGGGGAGCCGTCCGGCTGGAGCTCGTCGGCGGTCCTCGGCGCGCTGCGACGGTCCACGGGGGCTCCCGGCGAGGTCGAGTCGCCCAGCACGATCCACGCCACCCGCTCCGAGGACCCGCCCCGTGGCTGA
- the folE gene encoding GTP cyclohydrolase I FolE: protein MTNAEPRASFDHEKIRAGVRMLFEGIGMDPADPRIVDTPDRVARMYDEIFAGLLVDPADVVDTVFDEGHDEIVIVRDIPFASVCEHHLVPFVGRAHVGYLPAVGGQVTGLSKLARLVDVVAKRPNLQERITADVADTLERVLEPRGVIVQIEAEHFCMTMRGVRKPGAVTVTSAVRGIMREDARTRAEAMALIGGSRGAAYGS from the coding sequence CTGACCAACGCCGAGCCGCGCGCGAGCTTCGACCACGAGAAGATCCGCGCCGGCGTGCGGATGCTGTTCGAGGGCATCGGTATGGACCCCGCCGACCCGCGGATCGTCGACACCCCGGACCGGGTGGCCCGGATGTACGACGAGATCTTCGCCGGCCTGCTGGTCGACCCGGCGGACGTGGTGGACACCGTGTTCGACGAGGGCCACGACGAGATCGTGATCGTCCGCGACATCCCCTTCGCGTCGGTCTGCGAGCACCACCTCGTGCCCTTCGTCGGGCGGGCCCACGTCGGCTACCTGCCGGCCGTCGGCGGCCAGGTGACGGGTCTCAGCAAGCTGGCCCGGCTGGTCGACGTCGTGGCGAAGCGCCCGAACCTGCAGGAGCGCATCACCGCCGACGTGGCCGACACCCTCGAACGGGTCCTCGAGCCCCGCGGCGTGATCGTCCAGATCGAGGCCGAGCACTTCTGCATGACCATGCGCGGCGTGCGCAAGCCGGGGGCGGTCACCGTCACCTCGGCGGTCCGGGGCATCATGCGGGAGGACGCCCGCACCCGCGCCGAGGCGATGGCGCTGATCGGCGGGTCGCGCGGCGCCGCCTACGGCTCGTAG
- a CDS encoding DMT family transporter — MTDRELDSFTIGDWALLLGLAAIWGASFLFIDLGLRHFAPAQIAFLRLALGTAALAAVPASRRSVDPGAWPRIALLGLLWMAIPFLLFPIAQQWIDSSLAGMLNGGVPLWSALVATLIARRLPPRGVLIGLVAGFAGIVAISLPTLDTEGSVALGAGLVVFATILYGIALNIAVPLQRSYGSLAVQMRAQGLAALMTAPFAAVALPEASFGWDSTLAVVALGVLGTGTALAMMTTLAGRVGAARGSIAIYLVPVVAIVLGVVLLDEAIAPLAVVGTALVILGAAVTSRSQRARTDTSAQAEAAATVTPGEPAVGPAAR; from the coding sequence ATGACCGACCGCGAGCTGGATTCCTTCACCATCGGCGACTGGGCGCTTCTGCTCGGCCTCGCGGCGATCTGGGGTGCGTCCTTCCTGTTCATCGACCTGGGGCTCCGGCACTTCGCGCCGGCCCAGATCGCCTTCCTGCGCCTCGCCCTCGGCACCGCTGCCCTGGCCGCCGTGCCGGCGTCACGGCGGTCGGTGGACCCCGGCGCCTGGCCGCGCATCGCGCTGCTCGGTCTGTTGTGGATGGCCATCCCGTTCCTGCTGTTCCCCATCGCCCAGCAGTGGATCGACTCGTCCCTCGCCGGCATGCTCAACGGCGGGGTGCCGCTGTGGTCCGCGCTGGTCGCGACGCTCATCGCCCGGCGCCTGCCGCCGCGCGGGGTGCTGATCGGGCTCGTCGCCGGGTTCGCCGGCATCGTGGCGATCAGCCTGCCGACGCTCGACACCGAGGGGTCCGTCGCGCTCGGCGCCGGCCTGGTCGTGTTCGCGACCATCCTGTACGGGATCGCGCTCAACATCGCCGTGCCCCTCCAGCGGTCCTACGGGTCGCTCGCGGTGCAGATGCGCGCCCAGGGCCTGGCGGCGCTCATGACCGCGCCCTTCGCCGCGGTGGCGCTGCCCGAGGCGTCGTTCGGCTGGGACTCGACCCTCGCCGTGGTCGCCCTGGGCGTGCTGGGCACCGGCACGGCGCTCGCGATGATGACGACGCTCGCCGGACGGGTCGGCGCCGCCCGCGGCTCGATCGCCATCTACCTGGTGCCGGTCGTCGCGATCGTCCTCGGCGTGGTGCTGCTCGACGAGGCGATCGCCCCGCTGGCCGTGGTCGGCACGGCGCTGGTGATCCTCGGCGCGGCGGTGACCTCGCGGTCCCAGCGCGCCCGAACGGATACCTCCGCCCAAGCGGAGGCCGCCGCGACGGTCACCCCCGGGGAGCCCGCGGTCGGTCCAGCAGCCCGCTGA
- the hpt gene encoding hypoxanthine phosphoribosyltransferase → MTSHAEPDHPDIEKILITHEEIQARLAVLGEEISQHYRGEEVVTAAVLKGAFIVLADFARNLSIDTVFDFMAVSSYGASTKSSGVVRILKDLDTDIEGRHLLIVEDIIDSGLTLSYLLKNLRARKPASIEIMSLLVKPDQLQVELPVRWTGFEVPNEFVVGYGLDYAEKYRTLPYIGTLKPEVYA, encoded by the coding sequence ATGACCTCGCATGCCGAGCCTGACCACCCGGACATCGAGAAGATCCTCATCACCCACGAGGAGATCCAGGCGCGTCTGGCGGTGCTCGGCGAGGAGATCAGCCAGCACTACCGGGGTGAGGAGGTCGTCACCGCGGCGGTCCTGAAGGGCGCCTTCATCGTCCTCGCCGACTTCGCGCGGAACCTGTCCATCGACACGGTCTTCGACTTCATGGCGGTGTCGTCCTACGGCGCCTCGACGAAGTCGAGCGGCGTCGTGCGGATCCTGAAGGACCTCGACACCGACATCGAGGGCCGCCACCTGCTGATCGTCGAGGACATCATCGACTCGGGCCTGACGCTCAGCTACCTGCTGAAGAACCTGCGGGCCCGCAAGCCCGCGTCGATCGAGATCATGTCGCTGCTGGTCAAGCCGGACCAGCTCCAGGTCGAGCTCCCCGTCCGCTGGACCGGGTTCGAGGTGCCCAACGAGTTCGTCGTCGGCTACGGGCTCGACTACGCCGAGAAGTACCGCACCCTCCCCTACATCGGGACGCTGAAGCCCGAGGTCTACGCCTAA
- a CDS encoding type III pantothenate kinase, with product MLLAVDVGNSTTVIGVYEGTELVEHWRVSTESGRTADELALVFQGLMAFQNLSFSRNVHGVVLSSVVPIVTERLVEMTRKYFLFPPIVVRPGTRTGFAINMDNPREVGADRLVNAIAAHDRYGGPGVVVDFGTSTNFDVYTAKGEFIGGAIAPGVMMSMEALSARGAQLPKFELRSPRSAVGRNTIEAMQSGAVYGFAGQVDRIVTEIAASLVDAGHASPTVVATGGLASAIVEECRTIDHYEPWLTLDGLRLIWERNTG from the coding sequence ATGCTGCTCGCCGTCGACGTCGGCAACTCGACGACGGTCATCGGCGTCTACGAGGGCACCGAGCTGGTCGAGCACTGGCGGGTGTCGACCGAGTCGGGCCGCACCGCGGACGAGCTCGCGCTGGTGTTCCAGGGCCTCATGGCCTTCCAGAACCTCTCGTTCTCCCGCAACGTCCACGGGGTCGTGCTGTCCTCCGTCGTGCCGATCGTCACCGAGCGGCTCGTCGAGATGACCCGCAAGTACTTCCTCTTCCCCCCGATCGTCGTCCGCCCGGGCACCCGGACGGGGTTCGCGATCAACATGGACAACCCGCGCGAGGTCGGGGCGGACCGGCTGGTCAACGCGATCGCCGCCCACGACCGCTACGGCGGCCCGGGCGTGGTGGTGGACTTCGGCACCTCGACGAACTTCGACGTGTACACCGCGAAGGGCGAGTTCATCGGCGGGGCGATCGCCCCAGGCGTGATGATGTCGATGGAGGCGCTCAGCGCCCGCGGGGCCCAGCTGCCGAAGTTCGAGCTGCGCAGCCCCCGCTCGGCCGTCGGCCGCAACACGATCGAGGCGATGCAGTCCGGCGCGGTCTACGGGTTCGCCGGGCAGGTCGACCGCATCGTGACCGAGATCGCCGCCTCCCTGGTCGACGCCGGCCACGCCTCCCCGACGGTCGTCGCCACCGGCGGGCTCGCGTCGGCCATCGTCGAGGAGTGCCGGACGATCGACCACTACGAACCCTGGCTGACCCTCGACGGGCTCCGCCTGATCTGGGAGCGCAACACCGGGTGA
- a CDS encoding tRNA-binding protein, whose translation MAAQHSIDPDGRPYDPAAVPAKDVVGAEGFFAVDMRAGVVTAVDDFPEARKPAWKLTVDFGPVIGELRTSAQITNYTAAELLGRTVVGAVNLGEKRIAGFTSQFLVLGALDPDGTVRLLELPDGVQPGAPIA comes from the coding sequence ATGGCAGCCCAGCACTCGATCGATCCCGACGGACGCCCCTACGACCCCGCGGCGGTGCCGGCGAAGGACGTGGTGGGCGCCGAGGGGTTCTTCGCCGTCGACATGCGGGCCGGCGTGGTGACCGCGGTCGACGACTTCCCCGAGGCCCGCAAGCCGGCCTGGAAGCTGACCGTCGACTTCGGCCCGGTGATCGGCGAGCTCCGCACCTCCGCCCAGATCACCAACTACACCGCCGCCGAGCTCCTCGGCCGCACCGTGGTCGGGGCGGTCAACCTGGGGGAGAAGCGCATCGCCGGCTTCACCAGCCAGTTCCTGGTCCTCGGCGCGCTCGACCCCGACGGCACGGTCCGGCTGCTCGAGCTGCCGGACGGGGTGCAACCCGGCGCGCCGATCGCCTGA
- the folK gene encoding 2-amino-4-hydroxy-6-hydroxymethyldihydropteridine diphosphokinase, whose product MRVRIREAVALRQPPAGPEAVFLGIGGNTGDRLHYLNRGVRLLDRHPRINVDDVSSVYETAPIGPSDDPYLNIAVRVLTDLAPLPLLRACQRVEATLGRVRSTRWGARTIDVDVLLYGDRQLTADVLTVPHPELANRAFALVPLTEVAPGWRLPDGRSLAKAIADLAPLEGITAIGRQVSVEPLPSGPPDLAIGTP is encoded by the coding sequence GTGCGGGTGCGCATCCGCGAGGCGGTCGCGCTCCGCCAGCCACCGGCGGGGCCGGAGGCGGTGTTCCTCGGCATCGGCGGCAACACCGGTGATCGGCTGCACTACCTGAACCGCGGCGTGCGGCTCCTCGACCGCCACCCGCGGATCAACGTCGACGACGTCTCGAGCGTGTACGAGACCGCTCCGATCGGACCGTCGGACGACCCGTACCTCAACATCGCGGTCCGCGTGCTGACCGACCTCGCGCCCCTGCCCCTGCTGCGGGCCTGCCAGCGCGTCGAGGCCACCCTCGGGCGGGTCCGCTCGACCCGCTGGGGCGCTCGGACCATCGACGTCGACGTGCTGCTCTACGGCGACCGCCAGCTCACCGCCGACGTGCTGACCGTCCCGCACCCCGAGCTCGCGAACCGGGCGTTCGCCCTCGTGCCGCTGACCGAGGTCGCCCCCGGGTGGCGACTGCCGGACGGTCGCAGCCTCGCGAAGGCGATCGCGGACCTGGCACCCCTCGAGGGCATCACCGCGATCGGGCGGCAGGTCTCCGTCGAGCCGCTGCCGTCGGGGCCCCCCGACCTCGCGATCGGCACCCCGTGA
- the folP gene encoding dihydropteroate synthase: MSSVPPPPAPLVRIVDASLGSDTQVKLVVSRVSKPDRLRSAWSSSGAVIERVGDRIHATSTVEALARAAGRSLDRDEAGALDRALREAVAAWTGVAPALRARGRTLPTDQRPLVMGIVNVTPDSFSDGGALYPDGHPGRAIDRARELVAAGADVVDVGGESTRPGAQPVSAEEELSRILPVVRALISDGTCVSIDTRKADVARAALKEGAQIVNDVGAAADDDLVAEAARTGAVYVLMHSRSTPADMADHADYEDVVAEVYEFLVDTLRRCESLGLSREQVVVDPGIGFAKTAEHNLQLLRAVPQFRSLGRPVLIGASRKSFLATVSGAESMAERMSGSLAVAALATAAGAAFVRVHDVAETVRAVRTARAVAAGQTDWAPLTR, encoded by the coding sequence ATGTCTTCGGTCCCGCCGCCCCCCGCACCGCTCGTCCGCATCGTCGACGCCAGCCTCGGGAGCGACACCCAGGTCAAGCTCGTCGTCAGTCGCGTGTCGAAGCCGGACCGGCTGCGCTCGGCGTGGTCCTCCTCCGGCGCGGTGATCGAGCGCGTCGGGGACCGCATCCACGCCACCAGCACCGTCGAGGCGCTGGCCCGTGCAGCGGGCCGCTCGCTCGACCGGGACGAGGCGGGCGCCCTGGACCGGGCGCTCCGGGAGGCGGTTGCCGCCTGGACCGGCGTCGCGCCTGCGCTCCGTGCGCGGGGCCGGACCCTCCCGACCGACCAGCGACCCCTGGTGATGGGGATCGTCAACGTGACGCCGGACTCGTTCTCCGACGGCGGGGCCCTCTACCCCGACGGCCACCCCGGGCGGGCCATCGACCGGGCCCGCGAGCTCGTCGCCGCCGGTGCGGACGTCGTGGACGTCGGCGGGGAGAGCACGCGTCCGGGCGCCCAGCCGGTGTCCGCGGAGGAGGAGCTCAGCCGCATCCTCCCGGTGGTCCGGGCGCTGATCAGCGACGGGACGTGCGTGTCGATCGACACGCGGAAGGCCGACGTCGCACGCGCCGCGCTCAAGGAGGGGGCGCAGATCGTCAACGACGTCGGTGCCGCCGCCGACGACGACCTGGTCGCCGAGGCCGCCCGCACCGGCGCGGTCTACGTCCTGATGCACTCCCGGTCGACGCCGGCGGACATGGCCGACCACGCCGACTACGAGGACGTGGTCGCCGAGGTCTACGAGTTCCTCGTCGACACCCTCCGCCGCTGCGAGTCCCTCGGCCTGTCCCGCGAGCAGGTCGTGGTCGACCCCGGCATCGGGTTCGCGAAGACCGCGGAGCACAACCTCCAGCTCCTCCGCGCCGTCCCGCAGTTCCGCTCCCTCGGCCGTCCCGTGCTGATCGGGGCGTCGCGCAAGAGCTTCCTCGCCACCGTGTCAGGTGCGGAGTCCATGGCGGAGCGGATGTCCGGCAGCCTCGCCGTGGCAGCCCTCGCGACCGCCGCCGGCGCGGCGTTCGTGCGGGTGCACGACGTCGCCGAGACCGTCCGGGCGGTCCGCACCGCCCGCGCGGTCGCGGCGGGGCAGACCGACTGGGCGCCGCTCACCCGCTGA